Part of the Cryptococcus neoformans var. neoformans JEC21 chromosome 11 sequence genome, ATCGTCGCGTATTCATTTGCTATCATGCCTTTCGCCTTTCCCAACGCCACCGATCAAACTACCTTATAATCCGCTCACTGAAACGGCTGCCAACAGCTTTCCCACCAAGCATCCCAACTTCAAGCAAATCCAAGATGTTCGACCATCAACAAatgacagaagaagagatcgcCCTTGAGCGCAAGGTCGTCAGAAAAGTTGACGCGATTCTTTTGCCTATCATGCTCGTTAGCTACGGCTTACAATACTATGACAAAAGCGTATTAGGAACAGCCGCTGTGTATGGAATAATAAAGGATTTGGTAAGCTCCAGTAAAATCACTGTTGACAGCATGGCATTGACATCTATGATGTTGGCAGGATCTCCAAACAACCGTCAACGGTGTGGTATCTACCACTAGATATAGTACAGCCACAGCTGCATTTTATTATGGTTACATCGTTGGTGTGAGTTCATATCCCTATCAAGCTTAATGGCATTGTTCAATCATTGATTTCCATCCTAGGTCCTTCCTATCGCCTTTCTCTTCACTCGTCTGCCTCTGGCAAAGGCTaccgccttcttcgtcatcatttGGGGTCTGGTCTGCATTCTTACAGTCGTCTGCACAAACTATCCAGGATTCACCGCGCAGCGAGTGCTACTGGGTATCTGCGAATCGGCTGTCTCTCCTGCTTTTGTTGCTATTTGCGCGTTGTGGTGGAAGCCTCAAGAACAGGCGAAGAGAATCGGGGTTTTCTACTCTGCGACAGGAGTGAGTGCTGTTTTTATTTTGCCTTACTTGATCCGAGTTGACCGTTCCTCTGCTCGTATCAGGTATTTTCAATGTTCTCCTCTCTAGTGAACATTGGTTTGGGAAAAACTGGTGGTACTCACCCTTGGAAATCCATGTATTATTTCGTCGGGTTCGTCGGTTATCCAGCTCCCATCCCTCTGGGAAAAGCTTGCTAACCTTATCCACAGAGCTCTTACAATTTTCTGGGGCTTTGTCATTCTCCTGATTCTACCCGATCACCCTCTTCGTCCTGGGCGATGGTTCACCGCGGAAGAGCGTACCGTCCTTGCTCGCCGCTTTGCTCAGAATCAAGCCGGAGCTAGTCAACAGCCCATCAAGCCCTACCAGATCCTTGAAGCCGTCTCCGATATCAAGACGTGGCTGTACCTCCTTATGGCCGCTTCTATCTATATCTGCAATGGTTCCGTCACCGCCTTTGGCGCAAAGATCATCACTGGATTAGGCTACACCAGTTTGCAGGCGACAGCGTTGTTGGTACCTGGTGGAGCGATGACTGTGATCACCATTGCCATTTTCAGTTATCTTGCCGACAAATATACCAATATCAGAACTTTGGTGAGTTAATCAACACCCATATGCTTGCATACTCTCTGACATTGTTTTATAGCTGTTGCCCATTAGCTGTATCCCTGTCGTCGTTGGTGCAATCGTCATGTGAGCTACTTTTATTTATTCTTATGGTCTCTGCGGAGCTGTCAATGCTGATATTGCGTCAAGCTGGACCGCCCCTTGGAAGCCAACAGCAGGCCCCCTTATTGGCTACTACTTGGTTGCCAGCTTCGGTGCCCCTTACGTCGTAtgtccttttctttaacatatcttccttttgcttACCCAAATCCAACCGTTTTAGCTTCTCCTCACTCTCGCTTCCTCTAACACAGCTGGCGCGACCAAAAAAGCTGTCACTACaggcttcatcttcattggCTACAACGCCGGTAACATTGCCTCTGCTTACCTTGTTTTCGCCAAGGAGGCTACCATCAAGTACCGCTCGACATGGATCTCTGTGATTGTCGGGATGGCGTTTGCTTCGGCGGCGAGTTTGGTGTTGAGGTGGTTGTATGTGAGAGAGAATAAGAAGAGGGATaaggaagagttggcagGGAAGCAGAGTGAGTTATCGACGGAAccggatgaagagaaaggtgCTCCAAAGGGATCAGTCGACTCGCTTGATGGTCTTGCCACACTGTTAGTATCAGACAGGTCAGACAAGAAGACACCTGGTTTCCGTTATACTCTTTGATTGTGGTTGGACTTGCTTGATTCAGAATCTATGATTTTATTTGTTTTTCCTTCAGTTTGGGTTCCTTTGTCAGACTATGTATAATTTACGCGAACCCAGCGATGGTTTGTAGGGCCAGCAAACTGCAATTAACATGGTGGTGATAGCAAAGTAGGTATGAACCCAAGGAGTTAAGCTACATGCATTGAATAATGGGATAACGAGGAGAGAGAATATGATCCTTGACGTCGTCATTCCCCAATAACGATTTGTTGCGAAGATGTCTCGGTATTGTAATTTTGATCCGCGCCCTGTCCTAACCGATAACAGCCCTCTTGCTACCACATAGCTCTAGTACAGCAGTGCACACGTTTCGCTACATCCGACAAGTCTTCCATGTGTTTCAGGAAACGCTCCACCAATATGGAATAACAAATGATTCGATTTATGTTGCTGCAATCATGGCAATGCGGCGCGTATCTCCATGTGCGATGAGAGTGAAAGCATCTTATATGCGCGGGGTAAAAATAGGGAGTCCACAATTTGTGGGAGCCTGCAAGACACATGAGCGGAATCTGTTGCGCTCACCCGTCGGTCGGACTACTCTTGCCGACTGCGACCGCGATTTGCCAAAACCGAAATTTCAGCATTGaatcattttttttttttttcattccTCGCCAAGAATGTCGATCTCCTGCTGAGTTTGACATATTCAGTTTTCGTCAATTTGAAGGACAAGAATCTTATATCGTCGGCTGCTTGCTGCCAGCAGCTCAGCAGCTTGAAATCGTAGAAGTGGGAGAAACTCATTTTTTGGCGTACACTGGTGTTCTGGTAATGGGAGAAGACCGAGACATGCAATGCTTTCTCGTATACCAAGCGGTGCCCAAATAGCCATCTGTCTTACTACAATTATCAGCGTACTTGTACGAATTTTTTGAGACTGCGGAAGGACAAACAATTATTTGACCAAGAAGCTTATTAACCTATATCGGCCGCTTCTCCGGTCCGGTGTTCACGCCTATCTAAAGTTTATCAGGTACCGAGCAAAAAGGTGTGATGATCGGACGCGGAGCCCTCGACGCTTCACCCTTCAGCCTGGATGCCGGCGGATTCCGTCAATAAGTAAGCGGAAAACAGTGCGCTCTACCTTCATACTTATTGCTTATGAGCAAGGAGGATTAACCAACATGCCCCCTACTTTTGACACCTAGCGTTTCCTCATACATCCCATAATACTTATCTCACAATCATGTTTTCTATCGATTACAGCGGCAAGATTGTCTTTATCACCGGCGGGGGTCGTGGTATTGGTCTCGCCTTGACGGAGGCTTTCGCGGAAGGTAAGTCAGCAGCACCCCATATCTAATGCTCTAACGCTCAAACGATATAGCCGGTGCGACTATTGTTGTTACTTACAACTCGCGAGACCCTTCGGAATACGTTCAGGCCGTCTCAAAGAAGTTCCGCGTTCCCATCCATGTCTACCATTGCCCCGCCGAGGACTCCAAACGCATCGATGAAGTGATTGAGCTTGCTAGCAGGGAAGTGGGCGAGGTGGACATTGTGATTGCTAATGCCGGCATGAGTCAGTGGGTCGAAATGATTGACATGAAGGATGGTGAGTCATGAATATTGCAGTGAAAGCCCAGGATTAACGCTCCTACAAGCCGACTTGCACAAGATGTTTGACGTCAACCTCGTTGCCCCTTTGTTCCTCGCTCGTGCATTCACCAGACATTGGCTCGGTCTTCCAGCCACCATTTCTGAGAATGACACTGCCCAAGGGTCCAGAAAAGATGttgtcaagctcaacaagcGGATCGTCTTTATTGCGTCTATTAGCGGTCTCGTGAATATGTCTCCTCAGTATCAAGTAGCCTATAATGCTTCCAAGGCTGGCCTTGCCATGGCTTCCAAGGTATGTGTTTGAGATCGTCCTCAATCTGCCGGGATGCTGATCCCTTGTAGTCTTTAGCCGGAGAATGGGCGAAATACGGTATCACTGTCAACAGTATCTCCCCCGGCTATGTCTCTACCGATATGATCAAGAACCCACCTCCTGGCGAAGGGGAGCGTTGGGTTGCCAGGTGGAATGAGATGACCCCTGTCGGTCGCTTTGCGGATCCCAAGGAAATTGGTGACACTCTGGTACTCTTATGCTCCGACAAAGCGTCGACTTTCATGACTGGACATGACCTTGTGATTGATGGAGGTAGGTAAATTGAACTCACCATTGTCGACTTCGCTCATTGGCTTCCCAGGTTACACTACCTATTAA contains:
- a CDS encoding 2,4-dienoyl-CoA reductase (NADPH), putative — translated: MFSIDYSGKIVFITGGGRGIGLALTEAFAEAGATIVVTYNSRDPSEYVQAVSKKFRVPIHVYHCPAEDSKRIDEVIELASREVGEVDIVIANAGMSQWVEMIDMKDADLHKMFDVNLVAPLFLARAFTRHWLGLPATISENDTAQGSRKDVVKLNKRIVFIASISGLVNMSPQYQVAYNASKAGLAMASKSLAGEWAKYGITVNSISPGYVSTDMIKNPPPGEGERWVARWNEMTPVGRFADPKEIGDTLVLLCSDKASTFMTGHDLVIDGGYTTY